A single Triticum dicoccoides isolate Atlit2015 ecotype Zavitan chromosome 2A, WEW_v2.0, whole genome shotgun sequence DNA region contains:
- the LOC119357735 gene encoding pterocarpan synthase 1-like — MSPIPSLLLLIIIPAVLAADGGKKKLMHIHQYTHETLSGPNAMEGLLVPSPFDANAMFGQVAVFDDELRTGRERDSPLVARYQGIIVAMGQVLQGHLTVATVVFVTGEHAGSALSVEGCFQGFQGTSKRNIVGGSGKFRMARGYYLLKLLSQMSPATAVSEVDFFVLPCDSAYL, encoded by the coding sequence ATGTCACCGATACCGtcgctcctcctcctcatcatcataccCGCCGTCCTCGCAGCCGACGGCGGGAAGAAAAAGCTGATGCACATCCACCAGTACACGCACGAGACGCTCTCGGGCCCGAACGCCATGGAGGGCCTCCTCGTGCCATCCCCCTTCGACGCCAACGCGATGTTCGGGCAGGTGGCCGTGTTCGACGACGAGCTCCGCACCGGTCGGGAGCGGGACTCGCCACTCGTGGCGCGGTACCAGGGCATCATCGTCGCCATGGGGCAGGTGCTGCAGGGCCACCTGACGGTTGCCACCGTCGTGTTCGTCACCGGGGAGCACGCCGGGAGCGCGCTGTCCGTGGAGGGCTGCTTCCAGGGCTTCCAGGGAACCTCCAAGCGCAACATCGTGGGCGGCAGCGGCAAGTTCAGGATGGCGCGCGGGTACTACCTGCTCAAGCTCCTCAGCCAGATGTCGCCAGCCACCGCCGTCTCCGAGGTCGACTTCTTCGTGCTCCCGTGCGACAGCGCCTACCTTTAA